The following coding sequences are from one Candidatus Angelobacter sp. window:
- a CDS encoding polysaccharide biosynthesis/export family protein: MTIHIVLCWLCLAVPAAERTGAAEVAEGDRKIAPLDILNIDVVGEKDLSKELRVSSSGTVTFPFLGSIEVKGKTPAEVEDMLREKLGKDYLVDPQVIVTVKEYRTRSVSVIGQVNKPGVIVLPAEQKMDVLEAIAQAGDLTKSANKNRIEVSRKGETRKFTLDELKKESDPKKKFWLEPGDVIYVHESFF; encoded by the coding sequence ATGACGATTCACATTGTCCTGTGCTGGCTTTGCCTGGCAGTTCCTGCGGCGGAACGAACCGGCGCCGCCGAAGTCGCGGAAGGCGACCGCAAGATCGCGCCGCTGGACATTCTTAACATCGATGTCGTCGGCGAAAAGGACTTGAGCAAGGAATTGCGGGTTTCTTCCAGCGGAACGGTGACATTTCCGTTTTTGGGAAGCATCGAAGTCAAAGGCAAAACGCCCGCTGAAGTCGAGGACATGCTCCGGGAAAAACTGGGCAAAGACTATCTGGTTGATCCGCAGGTGATCGTCACGGTGAAGGAATATCGAACGCGCTCCGTTTCAGTCATCGGACAGGTCAACAAACCCGGAGTCATCGTCCTTCCGGCGGAACAGAAGATGGACGTGCTTGAAGCCATTGCGCAGGCGGGCGACCTGACGAAATCTGCCAACAAAAACCGGATCGAGGTCAGCCGCAAGGGCGAGACGCGCAAATTTACGCTCGATGAGTTGAAGAAGGAAAGCGATCCTAAAAAGAAATTCTGGCTCGAGCCCGGTGACGTAATCTACGTTCACGAATCGTTTTTCTGA
- a CDS encoding outer membrane beta-barrel protein produces MLRSKRGQCLLAIAAGFSAAGAHALAVDATDLLVYSIGPVHLKPQLGASAQFNDNIFYRPDKPLPGFPNQPVESDYLAIISPGINLQLGRRDANHIFFDYRMDESLYTQHRDLDHREHTFSLDSHLQGNRLSFEVNSQVQLLAGILGGNFVSTTNILGQRVERSVYSENARVEYRLTEKVGVYGAFAFDDADYKQGTPLYDQNTMVGTAGFSFNPAPKWGLFGELHYGQSASSPNSTSLPDAPYTISYGGFVGAKGDFTTRLSGSVKVGYEILEFSGNIPGSSSPVVEASLTDKFSDRTTASLSYSRRNNVSVQIANAAFVSDAVSASLTHTITSDGKFHAAVAGTFGNYTYEDSGAFASRLDRTYGVDFALIYNPQLWLSTRLAYGYQRFDSNVTFDYNVNTVTFTLSVGY; encoded by the coding sequence ATGCTTCGTTCAAAACGTGGTCAGTGTCTCCTGGCAATCGCGGCGGGATTTTCCGCGGCGGGCGCACATGCCTTGGCGGTGGATGCGACCGACCTTCTGGTTTATAGCATCGGCCCGGTACACCTGAAACCGCAACTCGGGGCGTCCGCGCAATTCAATGACAACATATTTTATCGCCCGGACAAACCTCTTCCCGGATTCCCCAACCAGCCTGTCGAGAGCGACTATCTCGCCATCATAAGCCCGGGAATAAACCTGCAACTCGGCCGCCGGGATGCCAATCACATCTTTTTCGATTACCGGATGGATGAGTCGCTTTATACGCAACATAGGGATTTGGATCACCGGGAACACACATTTTCTCTGGACAGCCATTTGCAGGGCAATCGCCTCAGTTTCGAGGTCAACAGCCAGGTGCAATTACTCGCGGGCATCCTCGGCGGCAACTTCGTCAGCACAACAAATATTCTGGGCCAGCGGGTCGAACGGTCCGTGTATTCTGAGAATGCCCGCGTCGAGTACCGGTTGACGGAGAAAGTTGGAGTGTATGGAGCTTTCGCATTCGACGACGCGGACTACAAGCAAGGAACGCCGCTTTACGACCAGAACACAATGGTCGGCACAGCGGGTTTTTCCTTCAATCCCGCGCCGAAATGGGGGCTTTTCGGCGAACTGCATTACGGGCAATCCGCAAGTTCTCCGAATTCGACCTCTTTGCCGGACGCCCCTTACACCATTTCCTACGGAGGTTTTGTCGGTGCGAAGGGCGATTTCACAACCCGGTTGAGTGGCAGTGTAAAGGTGGGGTACGAGATTCTAGAGTTTAGTGGGAACATTCCGGGCAGCAGTTCTCCCGTGGTGGAAGCGTCTCTGACGGATAAATTTTCCGATCGAACCACCGCATCACTGAGCTACTCGCGTCGAAACAATGTTTCCGTGCAGATTGCCAACGCCGCCTTTGTTTCGGACGCGGTTTCGGCCAGTCTGACTCACACGATCACCTCCGATGGCAAGTTTCACGCGGCAGTCGCAGGGACATTTGGCAATTACACGTACGAAGACTCGGGGGCGTTTGCTTCGCGGCTCGACCGCACCTATGGAGTGGATTTCGCGCTGATCTATAACCCGCAGCTCTGGCTTTCCACTCGTCTCGCATATGGTTACCAGAGATTCGACAGCAACGTGACGTTTGACTACAATGTGAACACCGTTACCTTTACACTCTCGGTGGGCTATTAA